The genomic region GCGCTTGAACTCGCAGAAGCGTTTGCTGAACGCTTGCATCACATGCTGCGCGACGGCTGGGGCTTTCCTGATCCGTCAGAACTTACAATGCGCGAACGCTTTATCGCGCGCTATCAGGGCATTCGCGTTTCGTTTGGTTACCCGGCGTGCCCGCGGCTTGACGATCAAGAAATCCTTTTTCGCCTTTTGCAACCCGAGGAGATTGGCGTTGAACTCACGGATGGGTTCATGATGGATCCGGAAGCGTCTGTTTCTGCCATGGTGTTTGCCCATCCCGAGGCGCGCTATTTTAATGTGGACATGGATGAGGATCAGATGTGAGTTGTTTTTTGATCCAATCAGACTGGGGGGATAACGATGAAAATCGGAGTGATGGGGGCAGGTGCTGTAGGCGGGTATTTTGGCGGATTACTCGCAAAATCTGGCGTAGATGTGCGCTTTCTCGTTCGTCCTGCGCGCGCAGCGCAACTGAAAAAAGAGGGATTCGCCGTGCGCAGTGTACACGGTGATTTTTCGATTGATCCAGTTGTCACCACATCCATTGCTGACATGGAAGATGTCGATATGCTTTTGCTTGCCGTAAAAAACTATCACTTGTCAGACGCGTTGCCTGATCTCATTGCGCTCACTCAAAAAGGTGTTGTCTTGTTGCCGCTGTTAAATGGCGTGAAGCATATGGATCTGCTGAAAAGCGTGATTGATCCGGGCCATCTGCTTGGCGGCTCATGCTATATCGAGGTGACACTTGATGGACGCGGGCATATCGTCCAGACAAGTGATATTCGCGATCTCGTGTTCGGTCCACTAAAAGAGGCGCTAAGCGTTCGCAAAGATCTCCCGGATCTGCTCATGCGTCTACAAGATGTGTTTACAAATGCCGGACTCCCAGGACTTTTGCATCAAGAGATCATGCGGGAGATGTGGAAAAAATATGTGTTTTTATGTGCCTTTAGCGGCGTAACCGCAAGCACGCGCGCGCCGATTGGCGTGACTGCTTCGACGCCTGCAACGCGCAGGCTCTATCAGGGGTTGGTCGAAGAATTGCTGGCTGTCGCCAAGGCGCGCGATATCGGCCTAGCAGAGCATATGGCTGATGTGATGATGAAGAGATTAGAGCAAATCGATCCGGCAATGACCTCTTCTTTGCACCGGGATTTAGAGAAAGGTTTGCCGCTTGAGATTGACAGCCTGC from Ferroacidibacillus organovorans harbors:
- a CDS encoding ketopantoate reductase family protein: MKIGVMGAGAVGGYFGGLLAKSGVDVRFLVRPARAAQLKKEGFAVRSVHGDFSIDPVVTTSIADMEDVDMLLLAVKNYHLSDALPDLIALTQKGVVLLPLLNGVKHMDLLKSVIDPGHLLGGSCYIEVTLDGRGHIVQTSDIRDLVFGPLKEALSVRKDLPDLLMRLQDVFTNAGLPGLLHQEIMREMWKKYVFLCAFSGVTASTRAPIGVTASTPATRRLYQGLVEELLAVAKARDIGLAEHMADVMMKRLEQIDPAMTSSLHRDLEKGLPLEIDSLQGALIEMASESGISTPWHQGVYAVLAPYRGGALSAKK